ggagcccaTCAAAgctgaatataaataaataatgcattttagcAAAGCATAGACAATTTTGTGAAAGAACTGCTGGGTAATCGTAAAGCAGATGATGAAGCCAAACCCAACACTACAACTACCAAACCAAAGGCAAGAAGACAGGCAGTGGTGACCATAATTTAGGGAGCCGACTGCCAATCTCCTGGTGGGACCACATTGGGTCTCGTTGGCTTACCTTTAATggaaaacattaacattgttccctctctctcacacacactatttcTCATACCTCTCTCTCCCCGTTACAAAGAAACAGCTATTCTTAATTCAATTTGAAGGggcaaaatggagaaaacaacAATCTGCAACAATTATACACAGAGCTATGTAACATTCTAATCCAGTAGATACATGAACATGGGTAAAGTATAACTAAcatataaataactaatgtaaaCAGCCTATGTATACAGATCTTTCTCCTGACGGGGGGTTACCAAAGGggaaaagtttgggaaccactgtccTACAACAACTTGAGCGAAGCCACAGATGTTTCATGTTGCCTAACTGTCCATTTTCtcctttgttgttgcaggataTGGAGAGATCTATCCAGTTACCTTGACTGGtaaggtggtgtgtgtgttgtacgcCATGGTGGGCATCCCTTTAATGCTTCTGGTCATCCTTGATGTGGGAGATTTCCTCGCTATGCTGATGTCTAGAGCCTACGTGCGCATTCATACTCTTTGCAAAAACCTCCGCTCCCACACCTGGTCTCCATGGAAGGCTCGGAAGAGGACAAGGGACTCAAGCAACATGGCTCTGGAGAACGGTAACTTTTCCTTCAGCCATGAGGCTGTTGTCCGTGAACCGCTTGACATCCGGCACGTACTGCACAGCCAGGCGGCTGTACGGCACAACTCCATCCTGctccaaaacaacaaagagaTCTTTGAGAAGATTCTTGCCAGGGAGAATTTACTTAGAAAGAACCCACTGCTCAGGTGCCTCTCTTGCCCAGAGCTAGACCGACTGCCACCATCACCCAAAGGAAATGCCATTTGGGACTTCACAGGGTTAGGGGATGGAATGGAAACACTGGATGTACCCTTTGTACTGATTCTTTTCATCGTGTTTGCCTACATTTTTTTAGGAGGTTGGATTCTGCCACTGTGGGAAACAGAATTCCATGGCTTTGACCCCTACTACTTCTGCTTTATCACACTCACTACTATTGGTTTTGGTGACATTGTACCAAATCATCCTAGGTACTTCATGCTTACCTCACTCTTCATCATTGTTGGCATGGCCATCATGTCCATGGCTTTCAAGCTAAGCCAAACACGAATTGTAAGCTGTTACCGCCAATGCATCAAGTTCATCAGCAGAGGACATGTGAAGACTTTCAAAGATCAAGAGAATGACTAAGTCACCAAGAGAATCTCTGCCCTAATGTCCATGAGTTGTACAAGCTCACAGTCTGTGGGAACTTGTCCAGTGCATTATTTGTGCTGGCTGTTCGGTTATAAGCATGAGCAAAGTAAAAAGTGTGCATGTGACAAATGCTTTTCCCCAGTTAAGATGGGTGATATTGAAATTGTTGCCTAACACGAATGACATCCAATTCTGCATATAGCTGTAGTAGCTGTAGTATCTTGAGTACTAGCAATTAAACTGCCTTAAACAAGAATAAAGCATTTTGCTCGTTGCTTTTGCACAGAGCTGTGTGCCTTATGCGCCGGAGCGCACTATACGCCTCGAGTTGAAAAAACATCTACTCAGAGCCAAAAAAGGGCTAAGGAGAGGTGATTCAGTGGTTTCTTTaggaagaacaacaaaaaaagatgcagCTGATCTGGGCGTTGTCAACCAAAAGGCAGTGCAGTGTATCAACCGCTTTGCAACCTGAAAACGTGTCTGATCAAGGGCCAGCGACTCTACAGAGGATGGGCACAATAGGGTTGCATTTGATTACAAGTCACAACTCTAGATTCCCTACTTACATGTAGGAAAATCTAAATGAATTTcaaatttattcatttatactCTATTTCAAATTTGGAGTAACCTGCAGATAATAATGCTATGCACTACAATAGTTCTAGAATAAATTAGAATAAAGAATGATAAAAAGTGTGTGGAGTAATAGGGCCAGTTTTTGTTGAAGCACCATTTCAAAGCTTGTATTTCCTTGAAATGATTATTATCATCAATTCTctttacaatatatatttttgtttgtttttcccctatgccttgctgctgcaacattgtgaatttccccactgtgggatcaataaaggaTTGTAAATCTTGAATATATAGTTAAAGCTTCATTTTGTGGGTACAGCAGCACTGGTTCGGGCTGCACTTTAACACTGTCTGGCATTGTGTTTACATAAATGGAAAAACTCTCATAACCTGGGCCTCATTTATTAAAGCATACATGGAACTGTAGGAACGCTATGAACCTATTGTACATCCTTCTGCTTGTACTTGTATAAGCTCACTTGAAAAAAGACCCACTCCAGACGGTAAAACATGATCAATTCATCCTTTTGAAAGTCTatggattctttttttgtcattaaagtatttctttactttttaacaaaaattaaCAACATACAAaggacaacaaaatgaaaagcaaagcccaaaagtgaaaaagtcagtAACAACTAACCTTAAAGGACAACACCGCTTGAACCACTGTGTTCTTTGTGATTATATCATCTGCCATGTGTTTCAACACATGCTTCATGTATCAAGCCCTTAATATATGGAAAGAAATAGTCCCACACTAACTGGAACTTCCCTTTGACATTGTTACTCCTGCCAATCAAATACTGGTCTGATGCAGTCTCCGTCACCGGTTGAGTCCAGTCTGTGAGCCCTGGCGTGCATGTGCTCTTCCAGTTCCTTAATATCAGCCTTGCTGCAGTGATGAGGCCTGCGGTTACTAGCGGAATAACAAAATGATGTGTACCATAAGCTACATTTCTGCTTTAATAGAGGTGTTGCAGTTACCATAAGTGACTTCATGAGGGAACCTAAATGATGCTGTTGCTGTTTATTTCTTCGTGTTGGATGACTTCCTGTCCAGGGCCTTTCTCAAGGCTTGCAGGATGCTCTTCTTGTTGTTTGACACGTTGTAAGCGGTCAGCTCCACGAGAGCCTCATAATCCTCTTTTGAGTAGGTTAAGTTCTGGGTGGTGTACGGAGAGTTGCTGCTGCTCACATCCACCTCCCCagctttcatttctttctgAGACTCCCGCTTCACGCCTGTAAAGACACATATGATACATATGCAAATggttaaattatgttttagaaatcaaaatattttacgaacacaaaaatattgttcctaatatgtactgtatacgtatatatacgcccccgctagttagcttagcttagtgaatggaatcctatgttgcagTTTAGCATGTTGGAAGTAAAAGTGAgttgatgcaaaaaaacaaagcctaGTTACTTCTTTTGGCCTGCGTATTCACAGcgattgggtggaagcacaggcGAAGCACTGCTGCATGGGCGCTAAGATCAGGCAGCACCTTAAACCCCCCCAACTTCAGTAAATAGCTGTCTATTTTTCCTACAGGAGACGTGAATGGCGAGGAACATGGCGGTTTTGTGAGAGACGAAGAGGAAGACTTCTCAGACAGTCAAGATCCAGAAGCATACCTCTATGAACCAGAGTCCTAGACTTTTTTTCTCGGTGTGTTAAGCAATGCTATTACCTGTTTctggttattgtttttaaaaaactaatacaTGTGCTAATACATGCCAAATAGCCAGAGAAAAAGATGTGTTAAGCAATAGTTTGCTACGATAACAAATGCTGCGCTAAGCTCAATGCACAAAGCAAAGTTTCATTAACTTTCATGTAGATTCCCACCTAATTATCAGTAATTCAGCAGATGATTGATAATTTAGAGGTTCAGAAGTTCTCCGGTGGACGGTTTTAACAGAAACCGAATGACAAGGAATGTCAGTGTGGAAAGGTTTCGATTGACGCTGTCTCTCACACTAACCTAACGCTACTGTTGAGCTGCCGATAAGCACGTGAATTTAAGTTAGGCTTTTGTTGTGAAAGTTAAAAACTGAAGTATAGAAAGCTGTAATGCCcggtttttaaaatgtggaaaGAGTCGTTGCCGTCTTGGGTTTCAGAGCTTCAGATTACAGAGCCTCCTGGCTACAGTGTAGTAATGCATCCtggtagaaaataaaaataaaataagggaAAAGTAGCAACATTGTTGAAGTGATATTAGCCACTTAAAATGGGCGTACCAGGGCGTTTGTAGTGTTTGAATGAGGCATTGACAAGTGGGAAATGAACCACTATCGGGGCCCTGGGATTCTCCATGTCCTCGAAGATGTAGACCTCCTTCACAGGCTCTTTTTCCAGACTGGCAAAATCCACCCTGGGAAATGGGATGTCATGGTCTTTACAGTAAGCAGCCGTCTTCTCCATGACCTGATGGATTAAACGTGATCATAGAAAGCAATGTTAGTGTTATGGAATAAACATTCTGTTTCTTCCCAGATGatgcctcctcctcctgtttacATTGAAGATGTGCTCTGGGTCCCATGAGTAACTCAGAGTGATGAGGAGATCCACATCTCTCTCTGGCCGCAGGACAGGCACACAGCCAATATTTATGGCATGACCAGCATCAACCAAACCCAGGGTGGAGTCACTAGGAGTCAGTTTGTTTGGGAAGGCATCTGGATGTGCATCTGggcagaaaacaaagcaagacaTAATAATGAATCAGTCTTCAACCAGTTGCAAGAACAGGTAGTTGACTAGGAAACAGAAGATGACACGCACTTTTGTTCTGTGTTCTCTGTCGTCagttagtcttgcattgcattgcattacaccacaggtgcattctgggattggagaaatgctctggtttattagcatttctgtaaaccaataaCAATGGTCCCGCAGTGACGATTGCTtggctaaatagtctcaggaaggaacttcaGCTATTttaattagctggatacatggttaaccCTCATTGACTCTTACCAGCCTGGAACTGCGGTGTCCTTTCAGAGACTCTGCACACTGATACCAGAATGATACTTCTGGTCAAAGCTCATTAGCTCTTACCAATGTATCCCACCAATCGGTcacaaaacatcccagttagagaggaagtTCCATAAACATATGTTTTGTAAATCTGTACAATTATCCCCCTCAGCAGCCTGGGACATGGGACACTTGAAAACTGAAGCCTCTAGCTACTGCTCTACTCCTAATATCTTCAAAACTGtgtctctcctctgctcctATGGCTGTCTCTACCCTACATGCATTGCAGCAAGAAGCTTAGCATTGATCCAAAGTTGTTGATGACAGTGCACTGTGCGAGCAACATATCACATTTAGAATTATCAGAATATCAtgacaacagaacagagagatACCTTTCCAGGCAACAAAGTTGCTGTGCTTATTGTAGTTGCAGTGCAGGAAGAGTCCCCGCATGAAATTGTACATTTCAGCAATGACTGGTCGATTTTTGAAAAAATCCGTCACTATTCTGGTGATATCTGTGATCGGATTTATGACATGTGTGTCCAGAGTTGATGGTTCAGCGTCAACTTCTGGAAAAAAGAACCCAGAATACAGAACACATTACATAACTTTCATTTAGTATGTTCTTAGCTAAACTCCCTGGTTGGGAGCTTTCTTAACAGCTATCCAGATATAAACAGTTGGGCACCAACACATGACTGGATCTATTGGGTATCGCTGCATTTAGTTTTAAATCAGGCCATAGACTCACAATATGCTAATCTAACCATCAACATAGTCTCAACATGAAACAGTCTGTGGTTAGCATTGACTAGGATTGCAACTATTTGTTATAAATCAACCTGATTAGGAATAGATGGTACCACGGTCAACTAATGCTAATCATTTGTACCAGCAAGGATGAAGTTGTGCACATAATCTCCATGGTTATCATGGTTATGGTTATTATTGATCGCCTGGTGTTAACTCGCTGGGCCTCGTCTGCCTGCCTATTCACATCATAAGCACTGAGAGATGTCTTCAGAAAGAACCAATGGGCTTGACACTGAGTAGTGATGGCCGAATGAATCTTGGTGAACCAGTggctttattttctgagcccactagatggcgctcttggttttaagatgaaaggcctaaggcattgcaattcagtgtattcCCAACACTTTGTTGAAGAGAGAGCGCCATCAAgtggctcagaaaataaagacactggtttacaaagcttcatttgaccatcactaaTGCTGAGTACTGACAGGGAAGGAAAGTCAGAGTACTGAGAGACAGAATCCCACATTGTCACTTTGTGTTCAATTGGTTAGCCTTTCAATAGGATATGCTTACAAGAGATTTGTAGAAACTATtgctttattcttttatttacataaaggctaattatatgtttttgtgCACTATAAAATCCAGTACGGCAGCTGTACCTGTTCTGTTGACATCAGGTCCAAGCCAAGGGCTCCACGAAGGCTTGCACCCGGTAACTTGTGACCATAGCTGAGTGATGTTGATAGAAAATACACTGCTCCATATTCCTGACAAGGTTAGGAGAAACAAAAGATTGGAGCACTTCATACTTCATACTTAATACTGGGCAGTGACACTGCAACAGCAACAGGGGTCTTACCCATCAGATAAGGGATGCGGACTTCTGGGAGTTTCTTGATGATATGACCAATGAAGAACTGACTCCCAAAATCTTCAGTTTGGACAAACGCTCCGTACTTCGGGATGCCTACCTCGTAGGGGGTAAACTCACACCACTCTGTCAACAAAATGGGTTGTTTTATTAAGCCCTATTAGAACAGGTCAAATATAACCTGGGGACCTACAAATTTGTAATTATTGTGGCTGTTCCCATGTGTCATTTGTCAAGTGAAAACTCCACCGTAAACTACCGACCATATTTCACCTGACACCGATGTTGTTTGATAAGACTAGTTCCGTGCAAATCGGCATCTTCGTTATTCAGAGTTGTATTGGCTGTGTTGccaattataaatgaaagttttgATGTATGTGGGGAATGATGTCGGTAAAGCTTAGATTGGGCCCATAAAATCCAGCCCGACCCTACCCGAGCCCATGCACGTTGTGCAAACAGCCCTGGACCCATATAGGAGACGTTCTTGTCTCAATCAtctaataattattattatcccGTGTGATTGCAccacataaaataatatatactaCCATTTAAAAAGGCCTGAAACATAATCAATCATGCTTTCCCCggtctttttattttagttacaGTCATTTGAGGGATGTCTATGATTGCCCTGAATCTTTAATTCTGTCATCAGCCTGGTGGTTATTAATTTTATCATATCCCAACAGTTTGATAATTACATTAATATATGTCTATCAATTTGTCCTTCAAAGGTTCAGTTTCACACGATCAAACGTGTAGTTGTGTAGACAAAGAATACGCACTTTGCACAATATCTCCCGGATTACATGGTCatctattaaaataaataaaatacaaatgggAACTTCCCAAATATTTACCAGCTTCAGATTCACAGCCCTTTAATTCATTCTTCATGTTGACAGCCGTGTATATGGGCAGAGGGTTTTGGCCGTCCTTcactgctctctgctgcgcAGACAGGGTACTGGTGATTTTCTGGGATTTCACCCACGACAAGAAATATTattggaaaaattaaaaaaaaacactaaaactaaaaaaacaattatgatgCAAAAAGTTGTCAAAGTGGAATATAGTATGATTAAGTGTTCAGCTGCTAACCTTCCCGAAGACAAGATGCTCAAAGATCAGGCCCGCCATGTCGATGAGTGACACAATGTAACCGGCCTTCGCTTTCTCAGCCATTTCTTCACTGTAGTACCTCAGTTGCTCAAGAGAGAAGGCACTCAGGATGCTCTTGGtcatttgtgtctttgttgctttGATGATACTGTCTATGTCCTGTGACCAGTTAGCTTCCTGATACAGAGTAGACATAGCCCTGTTCACATGGGGAAAATAGTGTTTACAAGGGTGCAAGGATTTAGGGCGTTTTCCCACCGACAGCTTTCGGTTGACTTGAACTAGAGTTTGTTTGCCCCACTGGTGCGGTTACTATGGGCAGGTAAGAATGCAGCAATCGAACTCTGGTGCACATCAAAAGAGGACCAAAGAAGCGTACCACAAcctgcttgaagaggtggtctcggtATGCTTTCAATCCAACTCAGGAGCGGTTCtggagcagagcagcaaactgtagcagcgtGCAGTGTTTCTATCACAGACGGTGGTCAAGCTAATCGTCCATCACTCCTATCtccgtggtcaaaccagctgctGCTAAAGTTGGAGACAGACCCCGGCAGAGCAGAGTGAAGTCTTGGGGACCAGAGCAGAACCAAGTCTCGGGGACCAGACCAGAGCCAAGTCTCAGGGACCAGAGCTGACACAGTAACGTGTCTTGCGAAACAATGTCTGatacttttaatgaaatgagctggtcTGACCACTGGTCctgaacacaggaccttctccctatatttactttcttgctcacGCCCCCAGACATTTCCAACCAATGAGAGGGCTGGACGTTTTTGTTTGACTTGTAATGACGCAGTATGGTACGCatggatttttccaggtgtgaaaccaaacctaCCGAGGGCCAATCGCTCAAAATGTCCTAACTCACCTGATTCACAGCAAAGCTAACATGATAAAGGTGTGAAAACAGCCTAAAAGCAACTCATAAACCCGGCAAACTTATCCTGACTTAGACATAACATCTAGACAGGGTTTGCCAGCAGTTGCTTAACAAGTGTGGCTTTTATGACAGCGGTAGAACAAAAACAGGTCATGCATTTTATTCACAGCCCCACTGCCCTGTTTCCTAGTACTTCATTATGTACTTCATATGGAGCCGGAACAGCCCAAAACGTAAGGGATTGTCTGTCTCTGCCTGATATCAAGCACATTGATATGAGGAGACTGTGACTGGTGAGACACTTGACTGGTTCACTCACCATGTGGATCCTGAAACACCAGTGATGTAACTGGCAGCATCCAGGACCCCTATATCCTTCAGGCCTCTCAGACCACCCAGCAGGCCTACCATTGCTCTGGCCCCTCCCCCTGAAGCCACCACTGCAACGGTTGGCACCTGAACAGAGAATTGAGAAGTTTTGttctagcagctctgtgaggttgTACTTCATATAATACTATATCCACACTAAtacgttttggttttaaatatcttttccCAGGACTGTTGTCTCATACTTGTCTCGGAatcattttgataattgatattCAGTAAGGGGTGGAAAAGTGTGCAAGACTTGAAGTACAAAAGTAACAGTGTAAGTAAATGGACTTTACCTTTTTGGTTTTAGGTGGAGAGTTAAGGCCTAAAATCTTCTGCAGAGCCTGTGCCACCACAACCTTTCTCTTCTTCAGAAACTCTTTCTCCTGAGGGGGGATGTCAGCGTCCAGACGAACTGCAAGACGTTCCTCCTCGCTGTGGGTTGAGGTAAAAGCAAGTGTAGCATTACACAAAGCTGAAAAGCAGTCTTTCACTGACCTCTCCTGGTTGAGAGGTGTTGCACCCCTGAGAAGTCACAGCATCCATGtcttacatatttttaatatactttTGGTCTGGGGTTTTCATGGTAGGGTCCAGGCTTGTCTGGTGTGTGATGGTTGCTGGCTGTAAATCAAATGGCCCCTTGGAGATAATAAAATGTCTTCCACCTTGAAGCCCTTAGTTTCAGTTAGGGGAATGTTAATGCTTAATCACACAATTACATGTTCAAAATTTGTTGGAACTATTTGGCTTTACTGGTTCATATTGGTGTACTGGTTTTCCATTTAGGTGTGGATGAATTTGACTGCCCCCCACAGAGACCTGACCTCAGCCCCATTCAACACCTTAGGGATGAACTGGACCAACATCTGTGTTGGACCTCACTAATGCTCTTGTAGCTGTATGGGCGCCAGTCCCCAGAGCCAGGTTCCATTATCTTTGGAACCAACAAGCCCAACGTATGTGTAATTATgggtgtccacatacttttgtttGTACTGTAAAGTGGAAGTAGGAAAGCACCTTACCCTTTATATGTTTCCACGTCTAAATCCACTGTGTCCTGTGAAGGGGAAATGCCACACTTTATGAACAATAGGACTGGACGTGCTTAACTCACATAGACACTTAGAAAGCTTTGAAGACTGGGTGCTGGATCACCTCGCACCAATTGTGTGTTGTGGTCTATGTGCATGTGCTTTCTTAATGTGTTGTGGGACATTTGCATGTTGCAGTGCAGTGGCCTCTCAGGGCCACCATACTGACAGCATGTGGGAACAATCGGGACAATGAATCAAACACAGTCCTCGCATCATCTTCCCGCCACACAGGAGTTCCCCGTGGACCAAGAAGAAAAGGGACCATTAAACCCACAAGCTAGGTTCCTACCTGATTAATAAGAAGGGACACTTTGCGTGCTTGTTTATCTGGTAGTGGCTGGAGTTTTATCGATGTTTCCAATGGAGCAAAGGTTTGATCAGAGGGCTGAAAGACAGAGACTTGTTTTACATTCTTCAAGATTCGGACGAGGCCTGTAGCAGTTATTGTAGAAGAAAGCTATGCattctataaaattgaataacaaAAGGGTAAATGCTTCATGCTTCCCGTTTCTCATTTGATTCCCTCCTCCCTTCCCtaagtagtttttttaagaACAACGCCCACTGATTAATGTGTGGCATGTCTCTGTccaacatgtaaaacaaaaacaaaaaaaactcactgcCACTCCTAGTTCTGTCTCCAAGTCTCTGTTGATGTAGAAACGCAGTTTGGGGGTTTCCTCTGCATTAAGTGTGTAATTCTCCTTATAGGCACCCCTCAGTTTCAGCACCTTGTCCCTGGTATCTGGTGAGAGTAATAGAATATGCAAGAGAAATATTCATGTTAATCTGTGAAAACAATAATGAATACCAATTTTGCTGTTGCTTGATGAGACGTATTACGCCTCAGTAACAGTTGTGTCCTGATGATTGTagatttctgttgtttgttgtctgtCCCTGGTcggactgttttttttcatcagcgGGGGGAGCTTGCAACAAATTTGAATATCTAGAAATTTGAAAGAGACTAAACAGCCACACCTAGGCTGCAACACTCACTGTGAGTGCAGGTTAAAGCTGTGGTGCGTagtctctgtctcccccatgaggagttctaagtaatgacaacccCACTGGCggtgtgtccacatgatacaagccttccgttgTCAAACACTTGCATGGACAACAGCGCAACTTCCAACAGAATGTAGAATAATAACATGCACCTTACAATTAAGATGAAATACAGTActtgttggatttatttttcatccaGTAGCTCTGAGGCAATATCAGTATTCACTTGGAGTTGAAAATGAGTGATTGTGAGgcaaatattcactctcttttttaCAGTTCAAGTCTCTTAAGTCGCAGCATTCTCCCCTGTGTTCCCCTTCTCTTCACCAACTTTATAAGTTTCTGAGCtctttggcaaaaaaaaacaactgcctgCTTGAATTTCTCGTCCTAAAAAGCTATAGGTTAGGGGGGTGAAACACTCTGGACGACCACAGTCACTGTGGGTTCATTTCTACTAGTCTTTCGTATTACACACGCATATATTTGACCTATTGTCAATATAATAACATTGATTAAAGTCGTTTTAACTTAGATTAGttattttttctacatttttactATAGTTTATACATTCTTTTATATCT
This portion of the Etheostoma cragini isolate CJK2018 chromosome 17, CSU_Ecrag_1.0, whole genome shotgun sequence genome encodes:
- the LOC117960725 gene encoding cytosolic phospholipase A2 zeta-like isoform X1 gives rise to the protein MIYHSNLAAAVLCFTFLHIFLPSPLWSERRIWMAFKLLDSERKGVSPLQKKEVVSYWTLYVTILRAETRQSRDYWSESDCYVILSLPTATAITYRTTTVSNTNNPEWNETFTFRVPRSVKNILEMQLYEEDTMARDDLISTLLFDVRNLTVGKKETKVFNINPEKDEKLLVAFELLQSEDPPCDYLTNGILVAAPFSVLDIDVNKLRSNDHTRDKVLKLRGAYKENYTLNAEETPKLRFYINRDLETELGVAPSDQTFAPLETSIKLQPLPDKQARKVSLLINQDTVDLDVETYKGEEERLAVRLDADIPPQEKEFLKKRKVVVAQALQKILGLNSPPKTKKVPTVAVVASGGGARAMVGLLGGLRGLKDIGVLDAASYITGVSGSTWAMSTLYQEANWSQDIDSIIKATKTQMTKSILSAFSLEQLRYYSEEMAEKAKAGYIVSLIDMAGLIFEHLVFGKKITSTLSAQQRAVKDGQNPLPIYTAVNMKNELKGCESEAEWCEFTPYEVGIPKYGAFVQTEDFGSQFFIGHIIKKLPEVRIPYLMGIWSSVFSINITQLWSQVTGCKPSWSPWLGPDVNRTEVDAEPSTLDTHVINPITDITRIVTDFFKNRPVIAEMYNFMRGLFLHCNYNKHSNFVAWKDAHPDAFPNKLTPSDSTLGLVDAGHAINIGCVPVLRPERDVDLLITLSYSWDPEHIFNVMEKTAAYCKDHDIPFPRVDFASLEKEPVKEVYIFEDMENPRAPIVVHFPLVNASFKHYKRPGVKRESQKEMKAGEVDVSSSNSPYTTQNLTYSKEDYEALVELTAYNVSNNKKSILQALRKALDRKSSNTKK
- the LOC117960725 gene encoding cytosolic phospholipase A2 zeta-like isoform X2; protein product: MIYHSNLAAAVLCFTFLHIFLPSPLWSERRIWMAFKLLDSERKGVSPLQKKEVVSYWTLYVTILRAETRQSRDYWSESDCYVILSLPTATAITYRTTTVSNTNNPEWNETFTFRVPRSVKNILEMQLYEEDTMARDDLISTLLFDVRNLTVGKKETKVFNINPEDEKLLVAFELLQSEDPPCDYLTNGILVAAPFSVLDIDVNKLRSNDHTRDKVLKLRGAYKENYTLNAEETPKLRFYINRDLETELGVAPSDQTFAPLETSIKLQPLPDKQARKVSLLINQDTVDLDVETYKGEEERLAVRLDADIPPQEKEFLKKRKVVVAQALQKILGLNSPPKTKKVPTVAVVASGGGARAMVGLLGGLRGLKDIGVLDAASYITGVSGSTWAMSTLYQEANWSQDIDSIIKATKTQMTKSILSAFSLEQLRYYSEEMAEKAKAGYIVSLIDMAGLIFEHLVFGKKITSTLSAQQRAVKDGQNPLPIYTAVNMKNELKGCESEAEWCEFTPYEVGIPKYGAFVQTEDFGSQFFIGHIIKKLPEVRIPYLMGIWSSVFSINITQLWSQVTGCKPSWSPWLGPDVNRTEVDAEPSTLDTHVINPITDITRIVTDFFKNRPVIAEMYNFMRGLFLHCNYNKHSNFVAWKDAHPDAFPNKLTPSDSTLGLVDAGHAINIGCVPVLRPERDVDLLITLSYSWDPEHIFNVMEKTAAYCKDHDIPFPRVDFASLEKEPVKEVYIFEDMENPRAPIVVHFPLVNASFKHYKRPGVKRESQKEMKAGEVDVSSSNSPYTTQNLTYSKEDYEALVELTAYNVSNNKKSILQALRKALDRKSSNTKK
- the kcnk18 gene encoding potassium channel subfamily K member 18, producing the protein MSVAVKKKKGVKAELRKCAWRSWRLFPHLLLCLTLVAYAALGALLFRYIEGRNGSGSPPEYHRFLAQIVTTVQNLTDNASNTQQHIVDGVAAQMDNFQSIWLQRPDRWDFFGSMFFCCTVFTTVGYGEIYPVTLTGKVVCVLYAMVGIPLMLLVILDVGDFLAMLMSRAYVRIHTLCKNLRSHTWSPWKARKRTRDSSNMALENGNFSFSHEAVVREPLDIRHVLHSQAAVRHNSILLQNNKEIFEKILARENLLRKNPLLRCLSCPELDRLPPSPKGNAIWDFTGLGDGMETLDVPFVLILFIVFAYIFLGGWILPLWETEFHGFDPYYFCFITLTTIGFGDIVPNHPRYFMLTSLFIIVGMAIMSMAFKLSQTRIVSCYRQCIKFISRGHVKTFKDQEND